TTCTTTGGCCCAGAGTGGCATTATTATTGTCATTGAGACAAGGCTGTCCGTATGAAAGATATTCAACAAGGTTTCGAGCTTGTTAGCGATGCATAAAAAATAGACAAAATGCGCAGAAGTTAATCAATCTTGATGGAGCGCAAGTGCCGCGTAATTAATCACTTCGATAATAAGGGGAAGTGGAAGCCATGTTTGAACTGCTGACGCCAGCGGAAATGTCGAGTGCGGATAGACTGACTATCGAATCTGGCACGCGCGATGGTTTTTCACTGATGCTCGCCGCCGGTCATGCGGTCGCGCATGTGGCTCTGGGCATGTTTGCAGGTAAGGGGCCGATAGCCGTTCTTTGCGGACCCGGAAATAATGGTGGCGATGGTTATGTAGCCGCGCAGTTTCTGCTTGAGGCTGGCATGGATGTCATGTGCTTTGGAACTGCACAGCCCCGGCAGGGTTCCGACGCTATGCGGGCATTGCTGTTTTATAAAGGAGAAGTGCGTCGGCTCAGTGCGTTTTCGCCGGTCGATTTTGCAGGCGTTATTGATGCGCTATACGGTGCAGGCCTCACGCGTAGCATCGGGGGTGTCGAAGCTTCCGTTATTGGAGAATTAAACGCATCCGGCATTCCGGTTATAGCTGTCGATTTACCGAGCGGCATTTCCGGTGCGAGCGGTCAAATATTGGGTGGAGCCGTCGATGCGCGCGCAACGGTGACGTTTTTCCGCAAAAAACCGGGCCATTTGCTACAACCGGGCAGGGCACATTGCGGAATTCTTCATGTTGCAGATATTGGCATTGCTGATGACGTTCTGACCACTATCAAACCCCAGACATTTGAAAACTCACCTGAGCTTTGGCGAGGTCAGCTGCCGCAGCTTTCAATCAACACGCACAAATATAGTCGTGGTCACGCGGTCGTCTTTTCCGGACCTGCGCATTCAACGGGTGCCGCGCGACTGTCAGCAATGGCTGTGGCACGGAGTGGTGCCGGGGCAGTTACACTTTTATCGCCGCCTGATGCACTTCTGACAAATGCCGCGCATCTGACGAGCATCATGGTACGCGAAACCCGCAATATCAAAGATGTAGAGACATTTGTGAAGGATCGCAAAGTAGCTGCCTGTGTGCTCGGTCCGGGATGTGGCAGCCCGTCATTTGCGCGAGATCATGCTTTGTTGCTCCTTTCCGCCGTTGATGGGCAGGCAGAATATCTGAAAGGGCTGGTGCTCGATGCGGATGGCATAACGGCATTTGAAAATAAGCCAGATCAGCTTTTTAAGGCCAAGCGTAGCGCGCATACGGCTCTTGTGCTCACGCCACATGAAGGCGAGTTCAGACGTCTTTTCCCGGATATTGCTGCGGAAGCAGATAGTTCAAAGACGGATAAAGCGCGTCAAGCCGCAAGCCGCGCCAATGCCGTCGTGATCTATAAAGGCCCGGATACGGTGATTGCTGCGCCTGACGGTCGTGCCATTATCAACGCAAACGGTACAGCGTTTCTCGCAACAGCTGGATCCGGCGATGTACTGGCGGGTATTGTTTGCGGACTGCTTTCACAGGGGATGCCAGCCTTTGAGGCGGCAAGTGCAGCTGTGTGGATACACGCTGACGCTGGACGACGCTTCGGTCACGGGCTTATTGCAGAGGATTTGCCGAACCAACTGCCCGCTGTCTGGTCTGCACTTGAACGATTAGCGCCCTGAGCTGCGGCTACCACCGGTTCCGACATCGACGGAAACACTGCCGGAAATCGAAACATCGGTATTGCCAACGCGGAAGTTTTTCCAGCTTCCGGCGGGTTGCGAATTGGGTTCCGGGGCAGGCGGAGGCGCAGATACAATAGGCTTCTGCGGTTCTACGCCTGGCAACCCTGTCGGTGCTTGGTCTTGAGCAAAAGCGCTAGCTGATAATACTGTTGAGGAAACAGCAGTAAATATTAGAAATCGCTTCATATTCTCAATCCTTATTTCAGACCTGATCTGCAACTGCTTCCAGAAGCTGTTCAGCCATATTGAGCGTGAACTCATCATAGTGAGAGATGACGCGGCTCGGTTCATAATGCTGTACCGGCAAGTCAGTATAACCGAAATCGACGGCAACCACAGGGATACCAGCTGCCTTGGCGGTGTCGATGTCTGTACGGCTGTCGCCAACCATGATGGCGCGGTCGCGATTTCCGCCCGCTTTGGCAATCGTATCTGTCAGGTGGCGTGGGTCAGGCTTGCGATAAGCAAAGGTATCTGCACCACAAATTGCTGCAAAACGGTTTGCTTCACCCATAGAAGTCAGCAATTTGACGGCCAGAGCCTCAAACTTGTTTGTGCAAACAGCCAAGGTGTAACCATTCGCGCTGAAGCGATCCATCGCTTCAAGAACGCCAGGATAAAATGTCGAGTGACCCGGCATATGCGCTGCATAATGTTCGCGAAATTCTTCGACAAGGTGATCAAGCTTCACGTCATCGACCTGCTTCTGCTGTGCTGCAAAAGCGCGCTCGATCATGACGCGGCCGCCCTGTCCAACGAAGCGGCGCAGAGATTCACTATCAGCGGTCCGCAGACCTGAAATAGCAAGGCAATGATTCAGACTGTCCAAAAGGTCCGGAGCCGTTTCGACCAGGGTTCCGTCGAGATCGAAAACGATAATGGGTTGGGAATTGACAGCGGACATGTGACTTCCTTCAGGAATGATACTTGCGAGCGCATTGCTAAACGCTTTCTCAAATAGGCCAAATCGTTCGCAGAAACGAGAGCCTATCGCAAAAATCGCGATATTTTGTATTGAGCGCTTTGTTGCACCGCACGCACATGCTAGAGGCGTTCACGGAGCCGGGTGAGAATCCGCTGGGAATATAGGAATTCAGGCATGGATGAAGCACGCAAGCTGAAAATCGCCGCCGCTGCAGAGGCACTGACGCACGTCAAGGACGGAATGCGTCTGGGAATTGGAACAGGCTCAACAGCCGAAGAATTCGTGCGTCTGCTGGCCGAAAAGGTAAACGGTGGTTTCAAGATCATCGGTGTACCGACATCTGAGCGGACTGCTGCTCTTTGCGCTGAACTCGGTGTTCCACTGACGACACTCGAAGAAACGCCGCATCTCGATCTGACCATTGACGGTGCAGACGAAGTCGATGCCAATCTGTCGCTTATAAAGGGCGGCGGTGGTGCGCTTCTTCGTGAAAAGATTGTCGCGGCTGCATCCGACTCAATGATTGTTATTGGGGACGGATCGAAGGTTGTTGAAGCGCTTGGACGCTTTCCGCTGCCGATTGAGGTTAATCGTTTCGGTCTTGGCGCAACTTTGCGCAGCATTGAGTTGGCAGCATCGCAATGTGGCCTTGCAGGTCCACTGGTCCTGCGGTTAAAAGATGGCTCGCCGTTTGTAACGGATGGTGGACATTATATCGTGGATGCATCTTTTGGCCGCATTCCCGATCCAAAGATTCTATCCGACGCTCTCTTCGCCATACCGGGCGTTGTTGAGCATGGACTTTTCATCGGACTGGCACGGGCCGCGATTATCGCAGGCGCTGACGGTATCCGAACCATGAACCGGCCTTGAAGCGCCGACACGAATTGTTTGAACGGAGTACCGACCATATGATCCCGGCAACTGGCTTCCGCCGTCTGATTGCACCGTTTTCCGCACTCGTCCTGATGTCAGGCGTTCATGCGGCTTCTGCACAGGAAATTTCTGCTTCGCATCTGGAAGCTGCACGCGCAGCAATCGCTTCTATCAATGCGACGGAGCAGTTTGATGAGATCCTGCCAAGTGCAGCTCGCGCTCTGAAGGGCGAACTCATCCAGAAAGATCCGAATCTCGAAGCTCTCATCACCAAGACCGTTGATGACAAGGCTCTCGCTCTTGCGTCGCGTCGCGCAGACCTCGAAACCGAATCTGCCCGCGCTTATGCAAACGCATTCAGCGAAGATGAACTCAAGGCAATTTCGGCTTTCTACACCTCGGAAGCAGGCAAGAAGCTTCTCGCTGAAGGTCCAATCGTGACTCGTGAAGTCGTTAAGGCTGCAAATATCTGGCAGAACGGCATTGCTCGTGACCTCGCAACCGGTGTTGCAGAAGTTCTCGCAGCGCAGGCTGGCGCAACTGCTGCCCCAGCTACCCCTGAGCAGCCAGCGCAGCAGTAATTGCTTGCAGTAAACTAAAATTTAGAAGCCCGGCGACTTGGCCGGGCTTTTTCTTTTGCTTACATAAACCGCAGTGTTGATTTTGAATGGAGAGCACCATGGCCGACTACGATTATGATCTTTTTGTTATCGGCGGTGGTTCCGGCGGTGTCCGGGCAGGGCGTCTGGCCGGTGCCATGGGCAAGAAGGTTGGTCTGGCCGAAGAATATCGCATGGGTGGAACATGCGTTATCCGTGGTTGTGTTCCCAAGAAGCTCTTTGTCTACGCTTCGCAATTTCCCGAGCATTTTGAAGACGCCGTTGGCTATGGCTGGGAAGTTGGCAAATCGAGCTTTGACTGGAAGAAACTGATCGAAGCCAAGGACAACGAAATTACCCGCCTTGAGGGCCTTTATCGAAAAGGCCTGGAAAATTCCAAGGTCGATATTTTTGCAAGCCGCGCCGAGCTTATCGATGAGCATACTATTGAGCTGAAAGCAGATGGTCGTCGCGTAACCGCTGACCAGATTCTGATTGCAACCGGTGGGCACCCAAGTGTGCACGACTCTCTACCGGGCGCAGAATATTGCATCACTTCCAACGAAGCATTTCATTTGGAAGAACTGCCGAAAGCAATCGTCATTGCAGGCGGCGGTTATATCGCTGTCGAGTTTGCCAATATTTTCCACGGTCTCGGCGTTGAAACCACGATTGTCTACCGCGGCAAAGAAATCCTGTCGCGCTTTGATCCTGACCTCCGTCATCTGCTCCATGAAACGATGGTAGCAAAAGGCATACGTATCATCTGCGGTGCAGTTTTTGAGAAGGTCGAAAAGCAGTCTGACGGCGAACTGAAAGTTTCTCTGACCAATGGCGAGACACTCAATGTCGGTCAGGTTATGATGGCTATCGGCCGTAAGCCTAACACGAAGGGCCTTGGTCTTGAAAAGGCTGGCGTTAAAACCGACGCGCAGGGTGCTATCGAAGTCGACGACTATTCGCGCACCAGTGTTTCCAATATTTGGGCTGTCGGTGACGTTATCAATCGCGTTCAGCTGACACCGGTGGCAATCCATGAGGCCATGTGCTTCCTCGAGACCGCTTTCAAGGACAATCCAACCAAGCCGGATCATGAGCTGATCGCCACTGCAGTCTTCTCGCAGCCTGAAATCGGCACCGTTGGATTGCCGGAGGATGAAGCTGCGAAGAAGTATCCAGAATTGGAAGTCTATCGCGCCTTGTTCCGCCCGATGAAGAACACGCTGTCTGGCCGTAACGAAAAGATGCTGATGAAACTCATCGTTGACGCCAAGAGCCGCAGGGTTGTCGGCGCCCACATCATGGGGCCGGATGCCGGTGAAATGGCACAGCTTCTGGGCATTTCGCTAAAGGCTGGCGCAACGAAGGATGACTTCGACCGCACCATGGCCGTTCACCCCACCGCGGCTGAAGAACTGGTCACGATGTACAAGCCGACCTACCGTGTTGTGAACGGAGAAAAGGTCGACGGCTAAATCTTTCGTCGCACGCTGATCCTGTTAACGATTCTTGCTGGTATAAAGCGAGCGACTACATTATATCAACGCGATCACGTATGCCGGTTTCCGTGTTTGGGCATTGAGTTGTCCAATAGAAACGGATGCCGGCTTTCGTGTTAAGGAGGACAAAATCCGAGAGAAATCGCGCGGATAATTAAAACAGGTGTGAAATGACGAAGAACTGGACCCCGAATTCCTGGAGAGACAAACCGATCAAGCAAGTGCCGTTTTATCCAGACGCACAGGCTCTGACCGATGTTGAAGCTCGCCTTCGTACCTATCCACCGCTCGTATTTGCAGGTGAAGCCCGCAAGCTGAAGAACCAGCTCGCGGATGTTGCCGAAGGCAAGGCATTTCTGCTTCAGGGCGGCGATTGTGCGGAGAGTTTCGCAGAACATGGCGCGGATAATATCCGCGACTTTTTCCGCGTCTTTTTGCAGATGGCCGTTGTTCTGACGTTTGGTGCCTCCAAGCCTGTTGTTAAGGTTGGCCGTATTGCTGGTCAGTTCGCCAAGCCGCGTTCTTCCGACATGGAAACGCTCAATGGCGTCGAGCTGCCATCATACCGTGGCGACATCATCAACGGCATCGATTTCGATGAAGCTTCGCGTATCCCTGATCCGCAGCGTCAGGACATGGCTTACCGCCAGTCTGCTGCAACGCTGAACCTGCTGCGTGCATTCGCGCAGGGTGGTTACGCTAACCTTGAGAACGTGCATCAGTGGATGCTCGGCTTTGTTGGCAAAAGCCCGCAGGCAGAGCGTTATGCAGCTCTCGCACAGCGTATTTCGGAAACGATGAACTTCATGCGTGCCATTGGGATCACTTCCGATAGCAATCATTCGCTCCGTGAAACCGATTTCTACACCAGCCATGAAGCATTGCTGCTTGGCTATGAAGAAGCGCTCACACGCGTCGATTCGACCTCCGGCGACTGGTACGGCACTTCAGGTCACATGATCTGGATTGGCGACCGTACACGTCAGGCCGATCATGCGCATATCGAATATTGCCGTGGCATCAAGAATCCGCTCGGTCTGAAATGTGGCCCATCGCTGCAGCCGGATGATCTCATCCGTCTGATCGATCTTCTCAACCCAGAAAACGAAGCAGGTCGTCTGACGCTCATTGCTCGTTTCGGTTACGACAAGGTCGGCGATCATCTGCCACAGCTCATCCGTGCTGTTGAACGTGAAGGCCGCAAGGTCGTCTGGTCTTGTGACCCGATGCACGGCAACACGATCACCGCAGGCGGTTACAAGACGCGTCCGTTCGACCGCATCCTCAAGGAAGTGGAATCCTTCTTCGCGATTCATCGTGCCGAAGGTTCGCATCCGGGCGGTATTCATGTCGAAATGACTGGCAAGAACGTCACCGAATGCACCGGCGGCGCTCGCGCAATTTCGGCGGAAGACCTGCACGACCGTTACCACACGCATTGCGATCCACGTCTCAATGCCGATCAGGCACTTGAGCTGGCCTTCCTTCTGGCAGAGTTGCTCAAGAAGGAACGTGACTCAGGTTCGGAAAAGCAGGCCGTTAACGCCTAGTCGGATCAAGCCACATCAATTCAACACAGGGCGGAGGATTTATCCTCCGCCCTGTTGTGTTTCGGCTGAATTCGCTTATTGATTTTGGCGAAAACTCACTTGGGGGCATCGATGAAGCGGATTATTCTGGCGTTTCTCAATTCAATGCGTGCTCTCCGGCATTTGGCCAAGCACGAGAAAGCGGTTCAGCAGGAGCTTGTCCTGTTTCTGCTTTCGTTGCCAATCGCATTTTTCCTGGCTCCTAGTGCGCTGGCATTCTTGCTGATGACGGGATCGATCCTGTTCCTCATTCTGGTTGAAGTGCTCAACACGGGTATTGAGGCCACTTGCGATGCAGTCTCGCGTGATTTTCATAAAGAAATTCAGATTGCCAAGGATTGCGGGTCGCTCGCCGTCCTGATCGCGATTGTGTTTGTAGCTGCCACATGGGGCTATATTCTTATTACGACCTATATGATCTGACAAAGAACAGCCGTTCTTGAACTCCATCCGTTGCAATTAATTGCACAAGCGCGCTAAAGCTTGGGCATGATCAGCACCAGCGAGAATCTCGATATGCTTCGTATTGCCGTTGCACAGCTCAATCCCGTTATGGGCGACATCGCCGGAAATCTTGCAAAGGCGCGTGCAGCCCGCGCAGAAGCAGCCAAAATGAACGCCGACCTTGTGATGTTCACCGAGTTGTTCATTGCAGGTTATCCGCCGGAAGATCTTGTGCTGAAGACTGCCTTTGTCGCGGCCTGTGAAAAGGCTGTTGGTGAGCTAGCCAAAGACACCGCTGACGGCGGCCCGGGCGTTATTATCGGCACGCCTATGCAACGCAATAGCGGTTTGCATAATTCGATTGCTGTACTGGATGGCGGCGAGATCATTGCCGAGCGTTTTAAGGTCGATCTGCCGAACTACGGCGAATTTGACGAAAAGCGCGTATTCCAGCCGGGTCCAATGCCAGGTCCGGTGAATTTCCGCGGTGTGCGCATTGGTATTCCGATTTGCGAAGATATCTGGGGCGATCTCGGAGTAGCCGAAACGCTAGCTGAAAGCGGCGCTGAATTTCTCTTGGTGCCAAACGGTTCGCCTTATCACCGCGCCAAGATCGAACGCCGCTATCAGGTCGTTTTGAAACAGGTTATCGAAACCGAACTTCCGATGCTCTACGCCAATCAGGTTGGCGGGCAGGATGAGCTGGTCTTCGATGGTGGTTCCTTTGTTTTTAATGCCGACAAGACCCTGAGCCTGCAGATGCCGCAATTTGCGGAAGCGATTACGCTGACTGTCTGGAAGCGGGACGGCGAGGGCTGGAATTGCGAAGCAGCTGAAAAGGCAAAGCTGCCAGAAGGTTTGGAAGCTGATTATGCGGCCTGTATGCTGGGTCTGCGTGATTATGTGAACAAGAACGGCTTCAAGGATGTCGTGCTTGGTCTGTCAGGTGGTATCGACTCCGCAATCTGCGCGGCGTTAGGTGTCGATGCGCTTGGCAAGGATCGCGTGCGCTGCGTGATGCTGCCATATCGCTACACCTCGGAAGAGTCGTTGAAAGACGCTGCCGATTGCGCGAAGGCGCTTGGCGTGCGTTACGATATTGTGCCTATCGCAGAGCCTGTCGAAGGCTTTCTGTCTGCATTGAAGCCAATGTTTGAAGGTACTGAGAGCGGCGTTACTGAGGAAAATCTACAAAGCCGCGCACGCGGCACTATCCTTATGGCAATTTCCAACAAGTTCGGTTCGATGGTTGTGACCACGGGCAACAAGTCGGAAATGTCGGTGGGCTATGCAACGCTTTATGGTGACATGAATGGTGGCTTCAACCCCATCAAGGACGTCTATAAGATGCAGGTTTTTGCTCTGTCCGAATGGCGCAACAACAATGTTCCGGTTGGCAGCCTTGGCCCTGCTGGCGAGGTTATCCCGACAAACATCATCACAAAAGCGCCATCCGCAGAATTGCGTGAAAACCAGACAGATCAGGACAGTCTTCCGCCTTATCCGGTGCTGGACGACATTCTCGAATGCCTCGTTGAAAACGAAATGAGCAATGCCGAGATCGTCGCGCGCGGCCATCAGCTTGAGACGGTGCAACGCATCGAGCACCTGCTTAATCTGGCCGAATACAAGCGCCGCCAATCTGCGCCTGGTGTCAAAATTACCAAGAAGAATTTCGGACGTGATCGTCGTTATCCAATAACGAACCGCTTCCGCGACCGCTGAGAGATTTCATAATGACCGTAACAGTTCGTTTTGCACCGTCGCCGACGGGGTATATTCATATTGGCAATACACGTACCGCACTTTCAAACTGGCTTTACGCCAAGAAGAACGGCGGCAATTTTATTCTGCGTTACGATGATACAGACGTTGAACGCTCCAGGCAGGAATATGCCGATGCTATTGCCGTCGATCTCGCATGGCTGGGTGTTACGCCTGACCGGGTCGAATATCAGTCAAAGCGTTTTGATGTGTATGCCAAGGCTGTCGAGAAGCTGAAGCAGGCTGGTCTTCTCTATGCCTGCTATGAAACAGCAGACGAACTCGAACGCCGTCGCAAGCTTCGTCTCGCGCGTCGTTTGCCGCCAGTCTATGGCCGCGAAGCTCTGAAGCTGACCGATGATGAAAAGGCAGCTTTCGAAGCTGAGGGCCGCAAGCCGCACTGGCGCTTCCTTCTACCAAACTTTGAAAGCGATCCTTTCGCAACCACACGCACTGAAGTCCATTGGGATGATCTGGTGCGTGGGCCACAGACTGTAGATCTGGCTTCCATGTCCGATCCGGTTCTGGTTCGCGAAGACGGCACTTATCTCTATACGCTGCCATCGGTTGTTGATGATATTGATCTTGGCATCACCCACATCATCCGTGGTGACGACCATGTCACTAATTCGGGCGTGCAGATTGCAATTTTCAAGGCGCTCGGTGCCGAACCGCCGGTCTTTGGCCACCACAACCTGCTCACCACGGTTTCTGGCGAAGGGCTTTCCAAGCGCTCTGGCGCTCTTTCGGTCGGTAGCTTACGTGAAAGCGGTTATGAACCTATGTCGGTCGCTTCGCTGGCCATTCTGATCGGAACATCCGAGTCCGTTTCGGCAGCGATCGATATGGATGCCTTGGCAGAACGTTTTGATCTTGCTGCGATTTCAAAATCATCGGCAAAGTTTGACCCAGCAGAACTTGATACGCTTAACCGCGCTTTGCTGCATGATATGCCTTTTGAGAAAGCGAAAGAGCGTCTCGAAGCACTCGGCATTTCAGGCGATCAGGCAGAGGCTTTTTGGGCAACTGTTCGTGGCAATCTTGAGCGTTTCAACGATGCGGCTCATTGGTGGCAGATCATCAATGGCGATCTGCCGGAAAAGCCGGAGCTAGCCGAAGAAGATCAGGTGTTTGTGCAGGAAGCCTTTAAACTGCTACCTGCTGCTCCTTGGGATAAGCAGACCTGGAAAACATGGACCGATACTGTGAAGATCGCGACGGGACGCAAGGGCAAGACATTATTCATGCCCCTGCGTATCGCACTTACGGGGCAGGCGCATGGTCCGGAGCTTGCGGACCTACTGGTTTTGATTGGTCCGGATAGAACGAAGATCCGACTACTCTAACTTTCGAGCTTTCCGTATAGGTGCGCTCCGCTGGCGGTGTGGTTGCTGTCGGAGCGATATAGTCAGTTGGTTGAACTTTTGGTTGTGATGTCGGCGCGTAACTCGATTCCGATGCTTCGTATGGTGGAACAACGAAATCTTCGACCGGTTCACTTACGGTTTTCGCGACTTTAGTCTGGTCGT
The Ochrobactrum sp. BTU1 DNA segment above includes these coding regions:
- a CDS encoding phosphoglycolate phosphatase, yielding MSAVNSQPIIVFDLDGTLVETAPDLLDSLNHCLAISGLRTADSESLRRFVGQGGRVMIERAFAAQQKQVDDVKLDHLVEEFREHYAAHMPGHSTFYPGVLEAMDRFSANGYTLAVCTNKFEALAVKLLTSMGEANRFAAICGADTFAYRKPDPRHLTDTIAKAGGNRDRAIMVGDSRTDIDTAKAAGIPVVAVDFGYTDLPVQHYEPSRVISHYDEFTLNMAEQLLEAVADQV
- a CDS encoding 3-deoxy-7-phosphoheptulonate synthase class II, yielding MTKNWTPNSWRDKPIKQVPFYPDAQALTDVEARLRTYPPLVFAGEARKLKNQLADVAEGKAFLLQGGDCAESFAEHGADNIRDFFRVFLQMAVVLTFGASKPVVKVGRIAGQFAKPRSSDMETLNGVELPSYRGDIINGIDFDEASRIPDPQRQDMAYRQSAATLNLLRAFAQGGYANLENVHQWMLGFVGKSPQAERYAALAQRISETMNFMRAIGITSDSNHSLRETDFYTSHEALLLGYEEALTRVDSTSGDWYGTSGHMIWIGDRTRQADHAHIEYCRGIKNPLGLKCGPSLQPDDLIRLIDLLNPENEAGRLTLIARFGYDKVGDHLPQLIRAVEREGRKVVWSCDPMHGNTITAGGYKTRPFDRILKEVESFFAIHRAEGSHPGGIHVEMTGKNVTECTGGARAISAEDLHDRYHTHCDPRLNADQALELAFLLAELLKKERDSGSEKQAVNA
- the gor gene encoding glutathione-disulfide reductase; amino-acid sequence: MADYDYDLFVIGGGSGGVRAGRLAGAMGKKVGLAEEYRMGGTCVIRGCVPKKLFVYASQFPEHFEDAVGYGWEVGKSSFDWKKLIEAKDNEITRLEGLYRKGLENSKVDIFASRAELIDEHTIELKADGRRVTADQILIATGGHPSVHDSLPGAEYCITSNEAFHLEELPKAIVIAGGGYIAVEFANIFHGLGVETTIVYRGKEILSRFDPDLRHLLHETMVAKGIRIICGAVFEKVEKQSDGELKVSLTNGETLNVGQVMMAIGRKPNTKGLGLEKAGVKTDAQGAIEVDDYSRTSVSNIWAVGDVINRVQLTPVAIHEAMCFLETAFKDNPTKPDHELIATAVFSQPEIGTVGLPEDEAAKKYPELEVYRALFRPMKNTLSGRNEKMLMKLIVDAKSRRVVGAHIMGPDAGEMAQLLGISLKAGATKDDFDRTMAVHPTAAEELVTMYKPTYRVVNGEKVDG
- a CDS encoding NAD+ synthase translates to MISTSENLDMLRIAVAQLNPVMGDIAGNLAKARAARAEAAKMNADLVMFTELFIAGYPPEDLVLKTAFVAACEKAVGELAKDTADGGPGVIIGTPMQRNSGLHNSIAVLDGGEIIAERFKVDLPNYGEFDEKRVFQPGPMPGPVNFRGVRIGIPICEDIWGDLGVAETLAESGAEFLLVPNGSPYHRAKIERRYQVVLKQVIETELPMLYANQVGGQDELVFDGGSFVFNADKTLSLQMPQFAEAITLTVWKRDGEGWNCEAAEKAKLPEGLEADYAACMLGLRDYVNKNGFKDVVLGLSGGIDSAICAALGVDALGKDRVRCVMLPYRYTSEESLKDAADCAKALGVRYDIVPIAEPVEGFLSALKPMFEGTESGVTEENLQSRARGTILMAISNKFGSMVVTTGNKSEMSVGYATLYGDMNGGFNPIKDVYKMQVFALSEWRNNNVPVGSLGPAGEVIPTNIITKAPSAELRENQTDQDSLPPYPVLDDILECLVENEMSNAEIVARGHQLETVQRIEHLLNLAEYKRRQSAPGVKITKKNFGRDRRYPITNRFRDR
- a CDS encoding DUF2059 domain-containing protein is translated as MIPATGFRRLIAPFSALVLMSGVHAASAQEISASHLEAARAAIASINATEQFDEILPSAARALKGELIQKDPNLEALITKTVDDKALALASRRADLETESARAYANAFSEDELKAISAFYTSEAGKKLLAEGPIVTREVVKAANIWQNGIARDLATGVAEVLAAQAGATAAPATPEQPAQQ
- a CDS encoding diacylglycerol kinase: MKRIILAFLNSMRALRHLAKHEKAVQQELVLFLLSLPIAFFLAPSALAFLLMTGSILFLILVEVLNTGIEATCDAVSRDFHKEIQIAKDCGSLAVLIAIVFVAATWGYILITTYMI
- the rpiA gene encoding ribose-5-phosphate isomerase RpiA, whose amino-acid sequence is MDEARKLKIAAAAEALTHVKDGMRLGIGTGSTAEEFVRLLAEKVNGGFKIIGVPTSERTAALCAELGVPLTTLEETPHLDLTIDGADEVDANLSLIKGGGGALLREKIVAAASDSMIVIGDGSKVVEALGRFPLPIEVNRFGLGATLRSIELAASQCGLAGPLVLRLKDGSPFVTDGGHYIVDASFGRIPDPKILSDALFAIPGVVEHGLFIGLARAAIIAGADGIRTMNRP
- a CDS encoding glutamate--tRNA ligase, with the protein product MTVTVRFAPSPTGYIHIGNTRTALSNWLYAKKNGGNFILRYDDTDVERSRQEYADAIAVDLAWLGVTPDRVEYQSKRFDVYAKAVEKLKQAGLLYACYETADELERRRKLRLARRLPPVYGREALKLTDDEKAAFEAEGRKPHWRFLLPNFESDPFATTRTEVHWDDLVRGPQTVDLASMSDPVLVREDGTYLYTLPSVVDDIDLGITHIIRGDDHVTNSGVQIAIFKALGAEPPVFGHHNLLTTVSGEGLSKRSGALSVGSLRESGYEPMSVASLAILIGTSESVSAAIDMDALAERFDLAAISKSSAKFDPAELDTLNRALLHDMPFEKAKERLEALGISGDQAEAFWATVRGNLERFNDAAHWWQIINGDLPEKPELAEEDQVFVQEAFKLLPAAPWDKQTWKTWTDTVKIATGRKGKTLFMPLRIALTGQAHGPELADLLVLIGPDRTKIRLL
- a CDS encoding NAD(P)H-hydrate dehydratase; the protein is MFELLTPAEMSSADRLTIESGTRDGFSLMLAAGHAVAHVALGMFAGKGPIAVLCGPGNNGGDGYVAAQFLLEAGMDVMCFGTAQPRQGSDAMRALLFYKGEVRRLSAFSPVDFAGVIDALYGAGLTRSIGGVEASVIGELNASGIPVIAVDLPSGISGASGQILGGAVDARATVTFFRKKPGHLLQPGRAHCGILHVADIGIADDVLTTIKPQTFENSPELWRGQLPQLSINTHKYSRGHAVVFSGPAHSTGAARLSAMAVARSGAGAVTLLSPPDALLTNAAHLTSIMVRETRNIKDVETFVKDRKVAACVLGPGCGSPSFARDHALLLLSAVDGQAEYLKGLVLDADGITAFENKPDQLFKAKRSAHTALVLTPHEGEFRRLFPDIAAEADSSKTDKARQAASRANAVVIYKGPDTVIAAPDGRAIINANGTAFLATAGSGDVLAGIVCGLLSQGMPAFEAASAAVWIHADAGRRFGHGLIAEDLPNQLPAVWSALERLAP